The Halichondria panicea chromosome 6, odHalPani1.1, whole genome shotgun sequence genomic sequence TATCAGTGTCAGGTGCACTCTACTGAGCTCACACGCATCTAGAAACCACAAACCACTTCACTGCTAAGTAGTGGATGTTTTTACAACTACTTGCTGACGTGTTTCTTCTGAGAGAATAACCATCATACAACTGTTTGGACAGCAACAGGTAATTGACTACTTTTTGAGGAGCTGTATAATTAGGTCTGAAAATGAATTACATGAATTACATATTTGATGCATGAGTATATACTAGCACTTGCTTAACCTCGATtccgattccaggccgctaagagagggcctggtatcgacatGCGCAAGTggataccattgtattttgctcagtaaaacaatgacgtcagcattctaatagctacccttagcctactatgttGTGGACCTAGTGGAcctctgaacggaggggaaggctgacaatagcaatacagctctgtttctagctagctagctatatatctCGGTGTCTGACTTTATGAATTATTcaggataattataattctggtaaaaattcagtttaatgggaaacattacgggaatattatccaataattttgcgcatgcgcaagcagtcagtagcaggcctaattGTTTACAGAGTTTTTCAGGTTGCTTGATTGCTAAGGTGGTGCGCATGCTCAATTAATTAAGTTGCTCTGTCAGCACAGTACAAGTAGAAACAAGTCTAGTCTCAGTCCATTTTCGATTTCTACAAAGCAAAGCGATGGAAAAAAAGAAGGATCAACCTGCCTGTTTTTTCCAGCCACACATTAGTGTGAACAACTCCAGATCTTTCTCAATCACACCCAACGTAGGCAAGGCAGCAAGCAGTGGGAGAGTGTTGATTACCCCATTAAGAGCCCAGCAACCCTTACTGCCACAAAGCAACGCTGTTATCCCCAAAGTATTTTTAAAGGCAGTGTCTAAAGAAAAGAAGTCTCATGCAAAGACCTTCACTTTGAGGAACGTGGATATGGTCGCCATTACTACAGCAACTTGTCTCAAGGAAATTATCAGAGCTCAGCTTAAACAAGAAATTGTACCTGACATTCATGATTTTGATGTTGGATATGTTCAAGGTACGAACGTTATTAGTATCCGAAGCTCTGAAGATGTCCAAGAAGTGTGGTCTGAATTAAAAACTTCTTCTAAGTTAATTTTGTGGTGTGATGGGCTTAAAGATAAACCACAGAAACGAGAGCTCAATTGCGAATCAGATGATGAATTAAGAACAACTAAGAAAAGAAAAACTAAATCTCTCGAGAAAGAGGATCGGGTTCAAGAGATAGTTGATAATCTTAAAGAGAACCATGGCTCTAAATTTACTATAATGCAGCTACGTATTTGGGCTGAGATGATTGTGGGAAATATGCACACAAGCACAGATGATCCTCCAAGCACAAGTATGTTTGTTAGAGCTGGTGGACAGACTAAGAAAGCTACTGGGTTGTCTTCACCTTCAATAACTAAAGCAATTACTGATGCTGCCTGTGCAATCTCAAACGTCTTATCACCAACGCAGAATCTACCAGCCAAAACACACAATGTGAGTGGTTGTAGTCCTGTTAGGGCTATTGAAAACAGATCCAAATTGTATAAACAGTTAAACGAGCTCAGTAATTTAAAGAGTAGTGGAGTCCTCAGCGACCAAGAATATTTGTCTGAAAAGTAAGCTATAATGACCTTTCTGCAAGACATAAACACTCGTatttagtaataattattatacaggtTTACATAAATTGTGAATTATTATTGAATGTATCCTGAGTGTTTGATATAAGAGAGACAGTCTTGCTTCGTTACCATTGCAAATGCTGTACTTAATAGTGCTCTAGGAGCACTGGTAGACTCAAAAATTTGGTAGTTTTCCTTAATAATGTCCTTGACTTGACTAAACACTTCCTCCGATGGGTTTAAATCGGGTGAATAAGGTGGAAGAAAAATCAGCTTTGCATTGCCTTGGTTTTCAATCATATCTTGGACTTCTTGTATATGATGTATTGATGCATTGTCCATAATGACCACAGACAGAGGGTTGACGCAGTTAAAGGGATTAAGGATTGGAAGTAAACAGTTTCTGAGAAAGTTTACAAACTTATCTCCATCAGTACTGCCTTCTGATATGTAAACATCATGAATCCCTTCAGTTGAAAGAAGTGGTATGGTAGAGTAGCGTTTTCCTCTTATAAACAGCCTGTGATCTCTTGGTGTAATCCCTCTGAAGCTGTATCCATATTTTCTTTTGCTGTCACGACGATCGCATCCACTTTCATCTATCCAAATCAACATTGATGGATCGTAAACACTAATTTCTGCCATAAACTGTGCCCGAGCAAGTTCACTTTGCTGTGAAGCTATGTAGCGAACAACCTGACGACTGCAGCCCATCTTATGGTGCAACGTTCTCCATATCGTTGAAGTACTCACAGTACTGCCAAATAAGTCCAGAAGTTTCCCCCTTATTTCTTCAAGATAAATGCTAGGTCTTTCTTGTATAAgtcttaaaataattatatgttcaaAGTCACCAAGAATTGAATGGGGTCCATGATGGTGATCTACTGGTCTCACATCTCCAGTCTGCTGAAATACTCTCAAATATCTCCTGATACTACTCTCACTTACACACAGGAGTCTTGAAATATCTGCCACACTAATATTCTCAGATATATTGAGGAATACTATCCTCCAGCGCAAATCCAGTGAGTAAGGGTTAGGCATTGCTCAAAACAACTTTGAAAAGTGTGTGGGTACAAGTGAacgtgtgcgcatgcgcaaattATACTCTTTCAAGTAACCTGAAAAACCCTGTAGGCCTTGCTAAGCACTGCTGCTCCGCCTTCGTTCTGTCAACAAGAAACAGCAATCTCTCCGCATGTGATTTTTGACTGCCCATGCAATGCCCAGTTTGCATGGACATCGTTGACAGACCAATTGGGCAATAGTCTTGTTTGTGCCGACTACAAGTTTCTCAAACCACCTCATGTGACTTCAGAAATTACACTCAAGGCACTAGGTAGTCACGTGCTATCTGTGTAAGAAACGGGGATGCTTGAAACACCACAAATCTCACATTCAAAGTACCGCTAACTTTAGCTATGCATCACTCACCCCATCGAGGAGAAACTGCAGTCCAACCTGATAAAGCGTAAAGCGCAGCATGCGCAACTCCCACACTGGACAGGTAAGAATGGAAAATACATTAATAATTCTACAGCATCTAACACTGGTAAAGGTTAGCTCCGTGTCTAGTCCGTGTCTAGTGGAACAGCCAGTCAACGCACTCTGAGACGCCGCAGTGGTGACCTGTCCTCCATCAGGAAGACAGTGAGCGGCGGACAGGAAGAAGTAGTCACAGTAACAACAAAGGAAGACCGGGAGAAACTTGTTGAGAAGCCGTCAGACTGTTTCCAAGTTAAGTTCTCAGTGACGGAGAGCTTGGGATTCTAATGATACCATACTACAAATTACGGATCATGAAGAAGTAAGTATATACATCGCTTACCTCAAACATTTTCCCTCTAGCATGTTGGGACCAAACGTGAAAATCGCTTCTGAGAAAAAGATGAGAGCTGAGGTTGAAAGGAATATGTCCCGTTTACTTCCCAATTTACTTCCCAATCAATGATGGAAGGCACACAGTTGAGATCAAGATGTCGCTACACGCC encodes the following:
- the LOC135337959 gene encoding uncharacterized protein LOC135337959 is translated as MEKKKDQPACFFQPHISVNNSRSFSITPNVGKAASSGRVLITPLRAQQPLLPQSNAVIPKVFLKAVSKEKKSHAKTFTLRNVDMVAITTATCLKEIIRAQLKQEIVPDIHDFDVGYVQGTNVISIRSSEDVQEVWSELKTSSKLILWCDGLKDKPQKRELNCESDDELRTTKKRKTKSLEKEDRVQEIVDNLKENHGSKFTIMQLRIWAEMIVGNMHTSTDDPPSTSMFVRAGGQTKKATGLSSPSITKAITDAACAISNVLSPTQNLPAKTHNVSGCSPVRAIENRSKLYKQLNELSNLKSSGVLSDQEYLSEK